The following proteins come from a genomic window of Flavobacteriaceae bacterium MAR_2010_188:
- a CDS encoding 5'(3')-deoxyribonucleotidase, with protein MNKPLTIFVDMDEVMADTYYAHIDQYNKDFDECLTPEDCWGKEVWKAVPEHRNDTVKNHAYGLGFFSDLKPIKDSQKVLEAINEKHDVYIASAAMQFPNSLLEKSEWLDQHFPFIPWQKRILCGDKHILKGDVLIDDRGYNLKTFDGRKFLFTSGHNIHETEFERVDSWQDVANKLL; from the coding sequence ATGAATAAACCATTAACAATTTTTGTTGATATGGATGAAGTAATGGCCGACACTTACTACGCTCACATCGATCAATATAATAAAGATTTTGACGAATGTCTTACCCCTGAAGATTGCTGGGGAAAGGAAGTTTGGAAGGCAGTCCCCGAACACAGGAACGATACCGTTAAAAACCACGCCTACGGTCTTGGATTTTTTAGCGATTTAAAACCCATAAAGGATAGCCAAAAAGTTCTGGAAGCCATAAATGAAAAGCATGACGTTTACATCGCTTCTGCTGCGATGCAATTTCCAAATTCCCTTCTGGAAAAAAGCGAATGGTTAGATCAACATTTTCCATTTATTCCTTGGCAAAAAAGAATCTTATGTGGTGACAAACATATCTTAAAAGGTGATGTGCTCATCGATGATCGTGGCTATAATCTAAAAACCTTCGATGGTAGAAAATTTTTGTTTACCTCGGGTCATAATATTCACGAAACAGAATTTGAAAGAGTAGACTCATGGCAAGATGTGGCCAACAAACTTCTATAG